One genomic segment of Brassica napus cultivar Da-Ae chromosome A3, Da-Ae, whole genome shotgun sequence includes these proteins:
- the BNAA03G48690D gene encoding uncharacterized protein BNAA03G48690D, translating to MSTRRNNGFSKADKVCGPNWILIAGGALLSTFSIRFAWRLRHSSHPLSNSSSLGFQANGTSEREKSLGCCLHSSKSSCAHNDEYCCFHSNSGTEHLEGKEEPNEQMVSASDTSLPLVTLPAPLYSKEDGVMWTSSPDRLELPPKPYNHHSTCSDSPCVSETSSDIFSKREVIQKLRQQLKRRDDMILEMQEQILELQNSYNAQRAHSSHLQAQVDSMNRDLFESEREVERLRKAIADHSVGCTGSNGKTSPVAPWSNGFMESENNYESVEKGSRDGERIEMLRKEVEELKEVIDGKEYLLRNYKEQKIELSQKVKELQQRLDSQFPNIL from the exons ATGAGCACACGAAGAAACAACGGCTTTTCCAAAGCTGACAAAGTTTGTGGGCCGAATTGGATCTTAATCGCAGGAGGTGCCTTGTTGAGCACTTTCTCCATCCGCTTTGCCTGGAGACTTAGGCACTCGTCTCACCCTCTATCCAATTCCTCCTCTCTTGGATTTCAAG cCAATGGAACATCTGAGAGGGAAAAATCTTTAGGTTGTTGTTTGCACTCCAGCAAATCTTCCTGTGCACATAATGATGAGTATTGTTGCTTCCACTCCAATTCAG GAACTGAGCATTTGGAGGGAAAAGAGGAGCCAAACGAGCAAATGGTATCTGCATCTGACACTTCACTGCCTCTTGTGACGCTTCCTGCTCCATTATACAGCAAGGAGGATGGGGTCATGTGGACTTCTTCTCCTGATCGCCTGGAACTTCCCCCAAAACCATACAATCACCATTCCACCTGCTCGGATTCTCCTTGCGTGTCTGAAACCAGCTCAGACATCTTCAGCAAACGAGAAGTAATTCAGAAACTGAGGCAACAGCTGAAGAGGCGCGACGACATGATACTTGAAATGCAGGAACAGATTCTAGAGCTGCAGAACTCGTACAACGCACAGAGGGCACACTCTAGCCATCTCCAGGCACAGGTAGACTCGATGAATAGAGATCTGTTCGAATCAGAAAGAGAAGTTGAGAGACTGAGAAAAGCAATCGCTGATCACAGCGTCGGATGCACAGGTAGCAATGGAAAGACATCTCCTGTTGCACCTTGGAGTAATGGTTTTATGGAGAGCGAGAACAATTACGAGTCAGTGGAAAAGGGATCAAGGGATGGAGAGAGAATAGAGATGCTGAGAAAGGAAGTGGAGGAGCTGAAAGAAGTGATAGATGGGAAGGAGTATCTACTTAGGAACTATAAAGAGCAGAAGATTGAGCTATCACAGAAGGTGAAAGAGTTGCAGCAGAGATT
- the LOC106440966 gene encoding importin-4 codes for MAQSLELLLIQFLMPDNDARRQAEDQIKRLAKDPQVVPALVQHLRTAKTPNVRQLAAVLLRKRITGHWAKLSPQMKQEVKQSLIESITVENSPPVRRASANVVSVVAKYAVPAGEWPDLLTFLFQCSQSAQEDHREVALILFSSLTETIGNTFRPYFADLQALLLKCMQDESSSRVRIAALKAVGSFLEFTSDGDDVVKFRDFIPSILNVARKCIASGEEDVAILAFEIFDELIESPAPLLGDSVKSIVQFSLEVSCNQTLENSTRHQAIQIVSWLAKYKYTSLKKHKLVIPILQVMCPLLAESSDQEDDDDDLATDRAAAEVIDTLAMNLPKHVFPTVFEFSSMYSQSTDLKFREASVTALGVISEGCYDLIKEKLDIILNIVLGALRDPERMVRGAASFALGQFAEYLQPEILSHYQSFLPCVLNAIEDTSEEVKEKSYYALAAFCENMGEEIVAYLDPLMGKLMAALQNSPRNLQETCMSAIGSVAAAAEQAFNPYAGRVLESMKFFMVLTNDEDLRARARSTELVGIVAMSVGRKGMEAILPPFIDAAISGFGLEYSELREYTHGFFSNVAEILDDTFAQYLPRVMPLVFASCNLDDGSAVNIDESDDESVNDFGGVSSDDEAHDEPRIRNISVRTGVLDEKAAATQALGLFALHTKSSFAPYLEESLKIMDKHSGYFHEDVRLQAVTGLKHILAAAHAIFQTHNDGTGKANEILDTVMNIYIKAMAEDDDKEVVAQACLSIADIMKDYGYVAIQNYLQPLVDATLLLLREKAACQQLEDESDDDDDDAGHDEVLMDAVSDLLPAFAKCMGSHFEPVFASFFEPLMKFAKASRPPQDRTMVVASLAEVAQDMGAPIAAYVDRIMPLVLKELGSRHATNRRNAAFCVGELCKNGGETALKYFNDVLRGIYPLFGESETDLGVRDNAAGATARMIVVHPQLVPLNQVLPVLLKGLPLKEDQEESMAVYSCIYSLVLASNPQIVSHVPDLVKIFGQVVESPVEKAEVKAIVGRTFSHLISVYGDQLHPLISGLPPSQANALAAFASTG; via the exons ATGGCGCAATctctcgagcttctcttgatcCAATTCCTCATGCCCGACAACGACGCTCGTCGTCAAGCCGAGGATCAGATCAAACGCCTCGCCAAGGATCCTCAAGTCGTCCCCGCCTTAGTTCAACACCTCCGCACCGCTAAAACCCCCAACGTCCGCCAGCTCGCCGCCGTCCTCCTCCGTAAAAGAATCACCGGACATTGGGCCAAGCTTTCTCCGCAGATGAAACAGGAAGTTAAACAGTCTTTAATCGAAAGCATTACCGTAGAGAATAG TCCACCTGTGAGGCGTGCGAGTGCCAATGTTGTGAGTGTGGTAGCGAAGTACGCTGTTCCAGCTGGAGAGTGGCCTGACTTGTTAACATTTCTCTTCCAGTGTAGTCAGAGTGCTCAAGAAGACCATCGTGAA GTAGCATTGATCCTTTTCAGCTCTTTGACTGAAACTATTGGGAACACGTTTAGGCCATACTTTGCTGATTTGCAAGCTCTTCTTCTCAAGTGTATGCAAGATGAAAGCAGCAGCCGTGTCAGAATTGCTGCTCTCAA GGCAGTGGGCTCTTTTCTTGAGTTCACAAGCGACGGGGATGATGTG GTCAAGTTCCGAGATTTCATTCCAAGCATATTGAACGTGGCGAGGAAATGTATTGCATCTGGCGAGGAGGATGTTGCAATACTTGCTTTTGAGATTTTTGATGAGCTGATCGAGTCTCCTGCTCCTCTTCTTGGAGATTCTGTCAAATCGATCGTGCAGTTCTCTCTTGAAGTCTCATGTAATCAAACCCTTGAAAATAGCACCCGTCACCAG GCGATCCAAATAGTTTCATGGTTGGCAAAGTACAAATACACTTCCCTTAAAAAACACAAGCTAGTCATACCAATTTTGCAAGTTATGTGCCCTTTACTCGCCGAGTCATCTGATCAagaagacgatgatgatgatctcgCTACTGATCGTGCAGCTGCTGAAGTTATTGACACACTAGCTATGAACCTGCCAAAGCATGTGTTCCCCACTGTTTTCGAGTTCTCTTCCATGTATAGTCAGAGCACGGATCTGAAGTTTCGGGAAGCTTCTGTAACTGCTCTAGGTGTTATATCAGAGGGTTGCTATGATCTTATCAAAGAGAAGCTGGACATTATTCTAAATATAGTCTTGGGAGCTTTAAGAGACCCTGAGAGAATGGTTCGAGGGGCTGCATCTTTTGCGCTAGGCCAGTTCGCCGAGTATCTCCAGCCTGAGATCCTGTCACACTATCAGAGTTTTCTTCCGTGTGTTTTGAATGCGATTGAAGATACATCTGAGGAAGTGAAG GAGAAGTCATACTATGCTTTAGCAGCCTTCTGTGAGAACATGGGAGAGGAGATAGTTGCTTACCTTGATCCTTTAATGGGGAAGCTCATGGCAGCTCTCCAAAACAGTCCTCGTAATCTGCAAGAGACTTGCATG TCAGCAATTGGGTCGGTTGCTGCTGCTGCAGAGCAAGCATTCAATCCATACGCTGGGAGGGTTTTAGAGTCGATGAAGTTCTTCATGGTGCTGACTAATGACGAGGATCTTCGTGCCCGTGCACGGTCTACTGAGCTTGTAGGGATCGTCGCAATGTCTGTTGGGAGAAAAGGGATGGAGGCCATTTTGCCGCCTTTCATCGATGCCGCAATATCG ggATTTGGATTGGAGTACAGTGAGTTGCGAGAATATACTCATGGATTCTTCAGCAACGTAGCTGAAATATTGGATGACACTTTTGCCCAG TATCTACCTCGTGTTATGCCGTTAGTATTTGCTTCGTGCAATCTTGATGATGGGTCTGCTGTCAACATTGATGAGTCAGACGATGAAAGTGTCAACGATTTTGGTGGGGTGTCCTCTGATGATGAAGCTCATGATGAGCCCAGGATTCGGAACATAAGTGTAAGAACAGGAGTTTTGGATGAGAAGGCAGCTGCGACTCAAGCTCTTGGCTTGTTTGCACTCCACACTAAATCTTCTTTTGCACC CTACCTTGAGGAATCATTGAAGATCATGGACAAACATTCTGGATATTTTCATGAAGATGTACGGCTTCAAGCAGTCACTGGTTTGAAAC ATATATTGGCCGCAGCACATGCCATATTCCAGACTCATAAT GATGGAACTGGGAAGGCAAATGAAATTCTTG ATACCGTTATGAATATTTATATCAAAGCCATGGCCGAGGATGACGACAAGGAGGTTGTTGCTCAGGCTTGCTTGAGCATTGCAGATATCATGAAGGATTATGGTTACGTAGCCATTCAAAACT ATTTACAACCCCTTGTTGATGCGACATTGCTACTGCTGAGGGAGAAAGCAGCTTGCCAGCAGTTAGAAGATGAGagtgatgacgatgatgatgatgctggaCATGATGAGGTCCTCATGGATGCAGTTTCCGACCTCCTCCCCGCCTTTGCAAAGTGTATGGGGTCTCACTTTGAGCCCGTCTTTGCAAGTTTCTTCGAGCCGTTGATGAAATTCGCG AAAGCTTCACGTCCCCCACAGGATAGGACAATGGTAGTTGCTAGTCTCGCTGAAGTTGCTCAAGACATGGGTGCTCCAATCGCTGCTTATGTTGAT AGGATAATGCCATTGGTGCTCAAAGAATTGGGGTCACGTCATGCAACCAATAGAAGGAATGCAGCTTTCTGTGTCGGAGAGCTATGCAAAAACGGGGGTGAAACTGCTCTTAA ATATTTTAATGATGTGCTACGTGGAATATACCCGCTTTTTGGGGAGTCAGAAACAGACCTTGGTGTTAGGGATAATGCAGCAGGTGCTACCGCAAGGATGATTGTTGTTCATCCTCAACTAGTCCCGCTAAATCAA GTACTTCCAGTGTTGCTAAAAGGTTTACCTCTAAAGGAAGACCAAGAGGAGTCCATGGCTGTATATAGCTGTATATATTCACTTGTTTTGGCATCGAATCCACAG ATCGTCTCACACGTTCCGGACCTGGTTAAGATCTTCGGACAAGTAGTGGAGTCGCCAGTAGAGAAAGCAGAAGTGAAAGCAATTGTAGGGAGAACTTTCTCCCACCTGATATCGGTTTATGGCGATCAGTTGCATCCACTAATAAGTGGTCTACCACCTTCTCAAGCTAACGCTCTTGCTGCGTTTGCTTCTACTGGCtga